A genomic stretch from Erigeron canadensis isolate Cc75 chromosome 9, C_canadensis_v1, whole genome shotgun sequence includes:
- the LOC122582612 gene encoding RNA pseudouridine synthase 3, mitochondrial-like isoform X2, translated as MWLNICRHQCKSFAVRHFSRVSPPPPDCGETVLRVSNNITHLGCPKAGHKPRQLLSLPPFPSHPLPGKNASPNSHVTAISWLKYYFSDVDSPVIQSHFNKGLVKMECHEAGKEGQENIVKKIKHNEVMTKGSKVYVPVSVAESKISKRFDTIPSASLCPNADEIQYLQRLVMYKDSAILVLNKPPKVPLKGNMAVHNSMDALAAAALCYDYDEGPKLVHRLDKESSGIILMGRSKESISHLHWLFSDLNRTKSSRKAWNDTCEDTYQRYWALVIGTPKEKEGLIRAPLTKVMLNGGKAERVMLAYGAGLEASQEAVTEYRVLGPTISGCSWVELRPLTNHKHQLRVHCAEALGTPIVGDYKYGWFVHSRWKQMPRADYEPVSGEPYKMRRPAGLDIQKGSVLSKVPLLHLHCRELVIPNVAKHLEAQKTTNSKSKLKPNVLRFVASMPSHMKISWNLMSSYLV; from the exons ATGTGGCTCAATATCTGTCGTCATCAGTGCAAGTCATTTGCGGTGAGGCACTTTTCCAGAGTGTCTCCCCCACCACCTGATTGTGGCGAAACTGTTCTTCGAGTTTCTAACAACATAACTCATCTGGGTTGCCCTAAAGCTGGTCACAAGCCTCGACAGCTCTTATCGTTGCCTCCATTTCCGTCACACCCTTTGCCTGGAAAGAATGCATCTCCTAATTCCCATGTCACCGCCATTAGCTGGTTAAAATATTACTTTTCTGATGTAGACAGTCCTGTGATCCAGTCACACTTTAACAAGGGCCTT GTGAAGATGGAGTGTCATGAGGCCGGAAAGGAAGGACAggaaaatattgtaaaaaag ATAAAGCACAATGAGGTCATGACGAAGGGTTCTAAAGTTTACGTGCCAGTATCTGTTGCTGAATCTAAAATCTCCAAGAGATTTGATACCATACCAAGTGCATCTCTCTGTCCAAATGCAGATGAGATACAGTATTTGCAAAGACTTGTCATGTACAAG GACTCTGCAATACTTGTTCTCAACAAGCCACCAAAGGTGCCGTTAAAG GGGAATATGGCAGTTCATAACAGTATGGATGCCCTGGCTGCTGCAGCATTATGTTATGATTACGACGAGGGTCCAAAGTTG GTTCATCGTCTTGATAAAGAAAGCAGTGGGATTATTCTGATGGGCAGATCAAAAGAGAGCATCTCTCATCTTCATTGGTTGTTCAGTGACCTCAATAGGACAAAGTCTTCACGTAAG GCATGGAATGATACATGTGAAGATACTTACCAAAGGTACTGGGCGCTCGTCATAGGAACCCCAAAGGAAAAGGAGGGTTTAATTCGTGCCCCTCTAACAAAG GTTATGCTTAATGGTGGGAAAGCAGAAAGAGTAATGTTGGCTTATGGTGCTGGTTTAGAAGCTTCCCAGGAGGCTGTCACAGAATACCGAGTGCTTGGTCCTACAATAAGTGGTTGTTCATGGGTTGAGCTACGTCCACTTACAAACCATAAGCATCAG CTCCGGGTGCACTGTGCTGAAGCTCTTGGTACGCCGATCGTAGGTGACTACAAGTATGGTTGGTTTGTTCACAGTAGATGGAAGCAAATGCCAAGGGCTGATTATGAGCCAGTAAGTGGAGAACCATACAAAATGAGAAGGCCCGCAGGGCTGGACATTCAAAAAGGAAGCGTACTATCTAAAGTTCCGTTGTTGCATTTGCATTGTAGAGAGCTTGTAATTCCTAATGTAGCTAAGCATCTTGAGGCCCAGAAGACAACAAACTCTAAAAGCAAGTTAAAGCCAAATGTGCTTAGATTTGTGGCATCAATGCCTTCACACATGAAGATTAGTTGGAATCTAATGTCATCTTATTTGGTTTGA
- the LOC122582612 gene encoding RNA pseudouridine synthase 3, mitochondrial-like isoform X3, with protein MECHEAGKEGQENIVKKIKHNEVMTKGSKVYVPVSVAESKISKRFDTIPSASLCPNADEIQYLQRLVMYKDSAILVLNKPPKVPLKGNMAVHNSMDALAAAALCYDYDEGPKLVHRLDKESSGIILMGRSKESISHLHWLFSDLNRTKSSRKAWNDTCEDTYQRYWALVIGTPKEKEGLIRAPLTKVMLNGGKAERVMLAYGAGLEASQEAVTEYRVLGPTISGCSWVELRPLTNHKHQLRVHCAEALGTPIVGDYKYGWFVHSRWKQMPRADYEPVSGEPYKMRRPAGLDIQKGSVLSKVPLLHLHCRELVIPNVAKHLEAQKTTNSKSKLKPNVLRFVASMPSHMKISWNLMSSYLV; from the exons ATGGAGTGTCATGAGGCCGGAAAGGAAGGACAggaaaatattgtaaaaaag ATAAAGCACAATGAGGTCATGACGAAGGGTTCTAAAGTTTACGTGCCAGTATCTGTTGCTGAATCTAAAATCTCCAAGAGATTTGATACCATACCAAGTGCATCTCTCTGTCCAAATGCAGATGAGATACAGTATTTGCAAAGACTTGTCATGTACAAG GACTCTGCAATACTTGTTCTCAACAAGCCACCAAAGGTGCCGTTAAAG GGGAATATGGCAGTTCATAACAGTATGGATGCCCTGGCTGCTGCAGCATTATGTTATGATTACGACGAGGGTCCAAAGTTG GTTCATCGTCTTGATAAAGAAAGCAGTGGGATTATTCTGATGGGCAGATCAAAAGAGAGCATCTCTCATCTTCATTGGTTGTTCAGTGACCTCAATAGGACAAAGTCTTCACGTAAG GCATGGAATGATACATGTGAAGATACTTACCAAAGGTACTGGGCGCTCGTCATAGGAACCCCAAAGGAAAAGGAGGGTTTAATTCGTGCCCCTCTAACAAAG GTTATGCTTAATGGTGGGAAAGCAGAAAGAGTAATGTTGGCTTATGGTGCTGGTTTAGAAGCTTCCCAGGAGGCTGTCACAGAATACCGAGTGCTTGGTCCTACAATAAGTGGTTGTTCATGGGTTGAGCTACGTCCACTTACAAACCATAAGCATCAG CTCCGGGTGCACTGTGCTGAAGCTCTTGGTACGCCGATCGTAGGTGACTACAAGTATGGTTGGTTTGTTCACAGTAGATGGAAGCAAATGCCAAGGGCTGATTATGAGCCAGTAAGTGGAGAACCATACAAAATGAGAAGGCCCGCAGGGCTGGACATTCAAAAAGGAAGCGTACTATCTAAAGTTCCGTTGTTGCATTTGCATTGTAGAGAGCTTGTAATTCCTAATGTAGCTAAGCATCTTGAGGCCCAGAAGACAACAAACTCTAAAAGCAAGTTAAAGCCAAATGTGCTTAGATTTGTGGCATCAATGCCTTCACACATGAAGATTAGTTGGAATCTAATGTCATCTTATTTGGTTTGA
- the LOC122582418 gene encoding transcription termination factor MTERF4, chloroplastic-like — MTLFIRNKQSLRSFIINPLQFISNKSKVSNFTPLISLESYENDKPQFRVLGNKPYSSQSSSSSSSSSSSSRFPEYEMPTVTWGVVQGRKEKLVSRVIICDYLKSIGIIPDELEELELPSTVEVMRERVEFLQKIGLSIDDINEYPLMLGCSVRKNIIPVLGYLEKVGIQRSKMGEFVKKYPQVLHASVVVELVPVVRFLRGLDVERQDIGYVLMKYPDLLGFKLEGTMSTSVAYLVSIGVNPRDIGPMVTQYPYFLGMRVGTMIKPLVEYLVSLGLPKKVLARMFEKRAYLIGYDVEEIVKPNVECLISFGVRKETLASVIAQYPQILGLPLKAKLSTQQYFFKLRLKIDPEGFARLIEKMPQVVTLGQNVIMKPVEFLLGRGFSSEDVTKMIVKCPQLVALQVGLMKNSFYYFKSEMGRPLKELVEFPEYFTYGLESRIKPRYQRLQHKGIRSSLSWFLNCSDQRFEERLYADYIETENEGPHFVMGGKLELPGNQLVSDEEEESDDEILYRRTVSL, encoded by the coding sequence atgaCACTTTTTATCAGAAATAAACAATCTTTAAGATCATTCATCATAAACCCACTTCAATTTATATCTAATAAatctaaagtttcaaactttacaCCATTAATTTCCCTTGAATCCTATGAAAATGATAAACCccaatttagggttttagggaATAAGCCCTATTCAagccaatcatcatcatcatcatcatcatcatcatcatcatcaagatttCCTGAATATGAAATGCCAACTGTTACATGGGGTGTAGTTCAAGGTAGAAAAGAGAAACTTGTATCTAGAGTTATTATATGTGATTATTTAAAAAGTATAGGTATAATTCCTGATGAGTTAGAGGAGTTGGAATTACCGTCTACAGTCGAGGTTATGCGTGAGCGTGTTGAGTTTTTGCAAAAGATAGGGTTAAGTATCGATGATATTAATGAGTATCCGTTAATGCTTGGTTGTAGTGTTAGGAAGAATATTATCCCGGTTTTGGGGTATTTGGAGAAAGTTGGGATTCAACGGTCGAAAATGGGCGAGTTTGTGAAAAAGTATCCGCAAGTGTTGCATGCTAGTGTGGTTGTGGAGCTTGTTCCGGTTGTTAGGTTTCTTAGGGGGTTGGATGTTGAAAGACAAGATATTGGGTATGTTTTGATGAAATATCCGGACTTGTTAGGGTTTAAGTTAGAAGGGACCATGAGTACTTCAGTAGCGTATTTGGTGAGTATTGGTGTTAATCCTAGAGATATTGGTCCCATGGTGACACAGTATCCATACTTTTTGGGAATGAGAGTTGGGACTATGATTAAGCCGTTGGTTGAGTATTTGGTCTCTTTAGGATTACCAAAGAAAGTTTTGGCAAGGATGTTTGAGAAACGGGCGTATCTAATTGGgtatgatgttgaagaaatagTTAAACCGAATGTTGAATGTTTGATTAGCTTTGGGGTGCGAAAGGAAACACTTGCTTCTGTTATTGCTCAATACCCACAAATTCTTGGCCTTCCCTTGAAAGCCAAGCTGTCAACACAAcaatattttttcaaattgagGCTTAAAATTGACCCAGAAGGTTTCGCTCGTCTAATTGAGAAAATGCCTCAAGTAGTTACTCTTGGCCAAAATGTGATAATGAAGCCCGTTGAATTTCTTCTTGGACGTGGATTTTCAAGTGAAGATGTGACTAAGATGATTGTGAAATGCCCACAATTAGTTGCTTTACAAGTTGGTTTGATGAAAAATAGCTTTTATTATTTCAAGAGTGAAATGGGAAGGCCATTGAAAGAATTAGTCGAGTTTCCTGAATACTTCACATATGGTCTAGAGTCAAGAATCAAACCAAGGTATCAAAGATTGCAGCATAAGGGCATCAGGAGTTCATTGTCTTGGTTTCTTAATTGCAGCGATCAAagatttgaagaaagattatATGCTGATTATATTGAGACCGAGAATGAAGGACCTCATTTTGTTATGGGTGGGAAGCTGGAGTTACCTGGTAATCAATTGGtatctgatgaagaagaggagagCGACGATGAGATACTTTATAGACGTACCGTTTCTCTTTAG
- the LOC122582612 gene encoding RNA pseudouridine synthase 3, mitochondrial-like isoform X1 produces MIAYKHLAVCATMWLNICRHQCKSFAVRHFSRVSPPPPDCGETVLRVSNNITHLGCPKAGHKPRQLLSLPPFPSHPLPGKNASPNSHVTAISWLKYYFSDVDSPVIQSHFNKGLVKMECHEAGKEGQENIVKKIKHNEVMTKGSKVYVPVSVAESKISKRFDTIPSASLCPNADEIQYLQRLVMYKDSAILVLNKPPKVPLKGNMAVHNSMDALAAAALCYDYDEGPKLVHRLDKESSGIILMGRSKESISHLHWLFSDLNRTKSSRKAWNDTCEDTYQRYWALVIGTPKEKEGLIRAPLTKVMLNGGKAERVMLAYGAGLEASQEAVTEYRVLGPTISGCSWVELRPLTNHKHQLRVHCAEALGTPIVGDYKYGWFVHSRWKQMPRADYEPVSGEPYKMRRPAGLDIQKGSVLSKVPLLHLHCRELVIPNVAKHLEAQKTTNSKSKLKPNVLRFVASMPSHMKISWNLMSSYLV; encoded by the exons ATGATCGCATACAAACATTTG GCAGTATGTGCAACAATGTGGCTCAATATCTGTCGTCATCAGTGCAAGTCATTTGCGGTGAGGCACTTTTCCAGAGTGTCTCCCCCACCACCTGATTGTGGCGAAACTGTTCTTCGAGTTTCTAACAACATAACTCATCTGGGTTGCCCTAAAGCTGGTCACAAGCCTCGACAGCTCTTATCGTTGCCTCCATTTCCGTCACACCCTTTGCCTGGAAAGAATGCATCTCCTAATTCCCATGTCACCGCCATTAGCTGGTTAAAATATTACTTTTCTGATGTAGACAGTCCTGTGATCCAGTCACACTTTAACAAGGGCCTT GTGAAGATGGAGTGTCATGAGGCCGGAAAGGAAGGACAggaaaatattgtaaaaaag ATAAAGCACAATGAGGTCATGACGAAGGGTTCTAAAGTTTACGTGCCAGTATCTGTTGCTGAATCTAAAATCTCCAAGAGATTTGATACCATACCAAGTGCATCTCTCTGTCCAAATGCAGATGAGATACAGTATTTGCAAAGACTTGTCATGTACAAG GACTCTGCAATACTTGTTCTCAACAAGCCACCAAAGGTGCCGTTAAAG GGGAATATGGCAGTTCATAACAGTATGGATGCCCTGGCTGCTGCAGCATTATGTTATGATTACGACGAGGGTCCAAAGTTG GTTCATCGTCTTGATAAAGAAAGCAGTGGGATTATTCTGATGGGCAGATCAAAAGAGAGCATCTCTCATCTTCATTGGTTGTTCAGTGACCTCAATAGGACAAAGTCTTCACGTAAG GCATGGAATGATACATGTGAAGATACTTACCAAAGGTACTGGGCGCTCGTCATAGGAACCCCAAAGGAAAAGGAGGGTTTAATTCGTGCCCCTCTAACAAAG GTTATGCTTAATGGTGGGAAAGCAGAAAGAGTAATGTTGGCTTATGGTGCTGGTTTAGAAGCTTCCCAGGAGGCTGTCACAGAATACCGAGTGCTTGGTCCTACAATAAGTGGTTGTTCATGGGTTGAGCTACGTCCACTTACAAACCATAAGCATCAG CTCCGGGTGCACTGTGCTGAAGCTCTTGGTACGCCGATCGTAGGTGACTACAAGTATGGTTGGTTTGTTCACAGTAGATGGAAGCAAATGCCAAGGGCTGATTATGAGCCAGTAAGTGGAGAACCATACAAAATGAGAAGGCCCGCAGGGCTGGACATTCAAAAAGGAAGCGTACTATCTAAAGTTCCGTTGTTGCATTTGCATTGTAGAGAGCTTGTAATTCCTAATGTAGCTAAGCATCTTGAGGCCCAGAAGACAACAAACTCTAAAAGCAAGTTAAAGCCAAATGTGCTTAGATTTGTGGCATCAATGCCTTCACACATGAAGATTAGTTGGAATCTAATGTCATCTTATTTGGTTTGA